In Trichoderma breve strain T069 chromosome 4, whole genome shotgun sequence, the following proteins share a genomic window:
- a CDS encoding alginate lyase domain-containing protein — protein sequence MPALKTLLASGFLGAASALNPSCAPGGNFDLSKWSLQLPIGNPGSPTTIPASQLEGCGGYQDPGHHYFFTESGDGALVMKVPGAPSNTGCVTTPNSQHCRTELRESNPSSWSPNAANNKLTVTLAVEQPDNSGHGTVIGQIHIDDSVSTKPVAELYYSSSGVLAMGVEQTRSGGNEIITTVGNVPVGQQFTYTISYSSNVLSVSINGGAAKVLSTYSLDAPASYFKVGNYNQGSSASDVHFFAINVSH from the coding sequence ATGCCTGCCCTCAAGACTCTTCTTGCCTCCGGCTTCCTGGGAGCCGCCTCAGCTCTTAACCCTAGCTGCGCTCCTGGCGGTAACTTTGATCTCAGCAAATGGTCACTCCAGCTTCCCATCGGCAACCCAGGCAGCCCGACCACTATTCCTGCTTCCCAGCTCGAGGGATGCGGCGGATACCAGGACCCTGGCCACCACTACTTCTTCACTGAGAGCGGTGATGGTGCCTTGGTCATGAAAGTGCCCGGTGCCCCCTCAAACACTGGCTGTGTTACCACGCCCAACAGCCAGCACTGCCGTACCGAGTTGCGCGAGAGCAACcccagcagctggagccccaacgccgccaacaacaagctcaCCGTGACGCTGGCCGTTGAGCAGCCAGACAACTCGGGCCACGGAACTGTCATCGGCCAGATTCACATTGATGACAGCGTCAGCACAAAGCCGGTTGCTGAGCTGTACTACAGCTCCAGTGGCGTCCTGGCTATGGGTGTGGAGCAGACTCGCTCTGGTGGCAACGagatcatcaccaccgtTGGCAACGTCCCAGTTGGCCAGCAGTTCACCTACACCATCAGCTACTCCAGCAATGTCCTCAGCGTCAGCATTAACGGAGGTGCTGCCAAGGTTCTCAGCACCTACTCTCTGGATGCTCCCGCCAGCTACTTCAAGGTTGGAAACTACAACCAGGGCAGCAGCGCTTCTGATGTTcacttcttcgccatcaacGTTTCTCACTAA
- a CDS encoding fungal specific transcription factor domain-containing protein: MSPPSAPEKPTKACMTCNHRKLKCDAATVGLPCSRCIDKGYPETCALAYRRRRKPATTAKDKHQASYHSSNRAQLARPAEAKSNDQEPHICQDGRIQMPGWDLIDGRKGVHYMSALNRLARNEQARTARVSTARAGTNRPEKEHGCQRTNLVSHNMRLDDADKEYLRQKGAFTLPSQTCCETMLRQHFISVYPQIPVFDYVDFVDSYLSGSFSWFMMQAVLASAVPYTAMEVLIECGFTDRLTALQFFFSNAVRLYDFEYEESQLAKLQGSLVLSTVLVSYTMDKDFRFWHHNAVRLAVRLGLHQDHVVEEKEPAMKSLYQRIWSAICCREIIFSIIHLEAPRLIQYNVRQAPEVEWWNTPIPASYASIIPSWTEGQKFYSSEHMKLAIIGVAIRWQDVLRALDSEQPPTRESIDEEMSCSFAEWRKSIPKDISFSRRSSQERVDEIWIAALEASCYRFECIFYRSLLRRTLARGMTGGQVDSLKQRLRMAIFELDTIVSRLVMANLLRFANLNLLGCVTCLLALHIETVLESTESPITRSLAVTYIRRTELALQQICEVVPAMECNLRLLHRFLDQKRLDAASTADVTLADNPLSGETEEREPEPPSQNLQDQSGVNELELRADIMNSNLRLQDEDTADDIGDVNDWLDGLVWLDYLKDSNILPS; the protein is encoded by the exons ATGTCACCTCCCTCGGCTCCCGAAAAGCCGACAAAGGCTTGCAT GACGTGCAATCATAGGAAATTGAAATGCGATGCGGCTACCGTTGGGCTGCCATGCAGCAGATGTATTGACAAAGGATATCCGGAAACATGCGCTCTTGCTTACAGACGCCGTCGAAA GCCCGCAACTACAGCCAAAGACAAACATCAAGCCTCGTATCATTCAAGTAATCGAGCTCAGTTAGCACGCCCTGCCGAAGCTAAATCTAACGACCAA GAACCGCACATTTGTCAAGATGGACGCATTCAAATGCCAGGATGGGATCTCATCGATGGCCGTAAAGGAGTTCATTATATGAGCGCCCTTAACCGGCTGGCTCGCAATGAACAAGCCCGCACAGCTCGTGTCTCAACGGCAAGAGCTGGCACAAATAGGCCAGAAAAAGAACATGGATGTCAAAGAACCAATCTGGTATCACATAATATGCGACTCGATGACGCAGATAAAGAATACCTTCGACAGAAAGGAGCTTTTACTCTGCCTTCTCAGACTTGCTG tgAAACAATGCTACGACAACACTTTATCTCAGTTTACCCACAAATTCCAGTTTTTGATTACGTGGATTTCGTGGATTCATACTTATCAGGGTCATTTTCTTGGTTCATGATGCAGGCAGTACTGGCTAGCGCGGTGCCATATACTGCCATGGAGGTCTTGATAGAATGCGGCTTCACCGATCGTTTGACAGCAttgcaattttttttttccaatgCGGTGAGATTATATGACTTCGAATACGAAGAGAGCCAGCTGGCCAAATTACAAGGATCTCTCGTTCTGAGTACTGTCCTTGTATCATACACCATGGACAAAGATTTCCGATTCTGGCACCATAACGCTGTGCGCCTTGCGGTGAGACTTGGTCTACATCAGGA tcatgtcgtggaggagaaggaacCTGCCATGAAGAGTTTATACCAACGGATATGGTCCGCAATATGT TGCCGTGAAATCATTTTCTCCATCATACATTTGGAAGCGCCCAGATTGATCCAGTATAACGTTCGTCAAGCACCCGAGGTGGAATGGTGGAATACGCCTATTCCAGCATCCTACGCCTCAATCATACCATCGTGGACCGAAGGTCAAAAGTTTTACAGCAGCGAGCATATGAAACTAGCCATCATAG GAGTAGCTATTCGCTGGCAAGACGTTTTACGCGCATTGGACAGTGAACAACCCCCAACGAGAGAAAGCATTGACGAAGAAATGTCTTGTTCTTTCGCAGAATGGAGAAAATCTATTCCAAAAGACATATCATTTAGCCGCAGGTCTTCGCAGGAGAGAGTCGATGAAATCTGGATAGCAGCTCTGGAGGCAAGCTGCTACAGGTTTGAGTGTATTTTCTACCGTTCATTGCTCCGTCGCACTCTTGCTCGCGGAATGACCGGTGGGCAAGTAGACTCCCTGAAACAGCGACTTCGGATGGCAATATTCGAGCTAGACACCATTGTCAGCCGCCTCGTGATGGCTAACCTTCTAAGGTTTGCTAATTTGAACTT GCTTGGCTGTGTAACCTGCTTATTAGCACTCCATATCGAAACTGTTTTAGAGTCAACCGAGTCGCCAATTACACGATCATTGGCTGTCACGTATATTCGTCGCACCGAATTAGCTTTGCAACAGATCTGTGAAGTCGTTCCAGCTATGGAGTGCAACCTCCGTCTCCTTCACCGGTTCCTTGATCAGAAGAGGCTCGACGCGGCCTCTACCGCCGATGTAACACTGGCGGATAATCCGTTGAGCGGAGAAACAGAAGAACGAGAACCTGAACCACCGAGTCAAAATTTACAAGATCAAAGTGGCGTAAATGAACTAGAGCTACGGGCTGACATAATGAACAGCAATTTACGGCTACAGGATGAGGATACAGCCGATGATATAGGCGATGTAAATGACTGGCTCGATGGCCTAGTATGGCTCGATTATTTGAAGGACTCCAATATTTTACCTAGTTAG
- a CDS encoding major facilitator superfamily domain-containing protein, protein MSDTERTLYDTDESSPPHPSTQTIANSKITYVRFILDRPLITPAVLSHRYEGLGTPSNPYLVTWIEDDPRNAREWSQGRKVLTTIIMAMLTLAASFVSSTYSGSRSEIISDLHASEEVFALGLSLYVLGFALGPLFWAPLGELYGRQIIFFITYGAFTAFNAGSAGAQHIYSLVILRFFAGAFAASALTNPGGVIADMFDATHRGLAMALFAAGPFMGPILGPIVGGFLGEAHGWRWVSGLTAIFSGALWIITAVFVPETFAPFLLRKRAEQLSKLTGHYYRSKLEAGKSEKSAWGELAVSLTRPWALLFYEPIVLLLSLYMSITYGTLYMFFGAIPIVFQQQRGWGEGQGGLAFIGILVGVILAVLSSILYQRRYKGMVQKNRASGGTGSLPPEARLPMGMIGAIVLPIGLIWFAWTNYPSIHWMASISAGVPFGFGMVLVFTSVSAYLVDTYMAFAASALAANVVMRSTFAAAFPLFTGYMYAGLGIHWASMIPAFLTLACAPLPFLFYKWGGRIRARCKYAAAAQDVRKAIEEK, encoded by the coding sequence ATGTCGGATACCGAACGCACTCTATATGATACGGACGAATCATCGCCTCCTCATCCTAGTACACAGACAATCGCAAACTCGAAAATCACCTATGTACGGTTTATTCTCGACCGGCCACTCATAACCCCAGCCGTATTGAGCCACCGGTATGAGGGCTTGGGAACGCCCTCAAATCCATATCTAGTCACTTGGATCGAAGATGATCCTCGCAACGCGAGAGAATGGTCTCAGGGGAGGAAAGTATTGACGACCATTATTATGGCAATGCTCACACTAGCGGCCTCATTTGTCTCGTCAACGTATTCGGGGAGTAGAAGCGAAATTATCTCCGATCTACATGCCAGCGAGGAAGTGTTTGCCCTTGGGCTTTCACTTTACGTCTTGGGATTCGCTCTCGGTCCGTTATTCTGGGCACCATTGGGCGAGTTGTACGGTCGCcaaattattttctttataaCCTACGGAGCATTCACTGCCTTCAATGCTGGTAGCGCCGGTGCTCAACATATATATTCTCTCGTCATCCTACGATTCTTTGCCGGAGCATTTGCTGCTTCGGCTCTCACAAATCCCGGAGGTGTCATTGCAGATATGTTTGACGCTACTCATCGAggcttggccatggcttTATTCGCAGCAGGGCCATTCATGGGGCCAATCCTGGGGCCTATCGTGGGCGGCTTCTTGGGTGAGGCGCACGGCTGGCGTTGGGTATCTGGATTGACGGCCATTTTCTCGGGAGCGCTATGGATTATAACTGCTGTCTTTGTGCCGGAGACATTTGCACCGTTTCTTTTACGGAAACGAGCAGAACAGCTATCTAAGTTGACCGGCCACTATTATCGCAGCAAACTTGAGGCTGGGAAAAGCGAAAAGTCCGCTTGGGGCGAACTTGCAGTATCGTTGACTCGCCCATGGGCGTTACTTTTCTATGAACCCATCGTACTACTATTGTCTCTCTACATGTCTATTACCTATGGAACTCTGTACATGTTTTTCGGAGCTATACCGATCGTATTTCAGCAACAACGTGGTTGGGGAGAAGGACAGGGAGGATTGGCTTTCATTGGAATACTTGTTGGAGTGATCTTGGCCGTCCTGTCGTCTATTCTATACCAGAGACGCTACAAAGGAATGGTACAGAAAAACAGGGCTAGTGGTGGCACAGGATCTCTCCCACCAGAAGCTCGCCTACCTATGGGCATGATTGGGGCAATAGTTCTACCCATCGGTCTAATTTGGTTTGCATGGACAAACTATCCGAGTATTCATTGGATGGCTAGCATCTCGGCGGGTGTGCCATTCGGTTTTGGTATGGTACTGGTCTTTACATCCGTCAGTGCTTATCTCGTGGATACATACATGGCCTTCGCCGCCTCTGCGCTGGCAGCCAATGTAGTTATGCGCTCAACTTTTGCCGCCGCCTTTCCTTTATTCACTGGGTATATGTATGCAGGGTTGGGAATTCACTGGGCTTCAATGATTCCAGCGTTCTTGACATTGGCTTGCGCCCCGTTACCCTTCCTCTTCTACAAGTGGGGTGGCCGTATACGGGCTCGATGCAAgtatgcagctgctgcacagGATGTCCGAAAAGCAATAGAGGAGAAATAG